CTTTCGGCCGGCAGTGGTGACCATGGAGGCCGAGTTTGCCGACTATGTCGCCCAGACCGGCTCCAGCGCCCGGCTGACCACGATCGTGGTTGAGCCCGCCATGACCGCTTTGCGGGCGGGCGATGCCGAAACTCACAACCGCCTCATCGCCGAAGAGGCGGATCGGTTGGCCGACTTCGACACCGTCATGCTGGCGCATTTCTCAACCTCGCGTGCGGCACCTGCTCTCTCTGCCCGGATTTCGGCACCGGTGCTTTCAGCGCCAGGTGCAGCTGTGCGACGGCTTCGAGAACTCATCGACTGAATTTCTACGCACCTGGAAATAGAAAAAGCCCCGGTCGCGACCGGGGCTTTTTGTTGGAACGCTGGCGCTTAGATGCGGCCGACTTCCGAGCGGGCCCAGTCACCAATCACGCTGACGGCCAAGGCGCAGAAGAAGATGGCCAGCCCCGGCACGACGGCAATCCACCAACCAGTAAGCAGATAGCTGCGGCCGAAGCCAAGCATGTTGCCAAGGCTGGTCATCGGCGGCTGGATGCCGAGACCGAGGAAGCTCAGCGACGTTTCAAGAAGGATCACTTCGGGGAAGGTGATAGTCGCGGTAACCAGCAGCGTGCTCGCGATATTGGGTAGCACGTGGCGCAGATAGATGCGCGGCCAGGAGAACCCGAGCGTGGTCATCGCCAGCACGTAGCCGCGACCGCGGGAAGCCATCGTCATGGCACGAGCCAGACGCGTGTAGCGCTCCCATCCGAAGAGGCCGAGGATGAAGATGAAGAGCGTGAGGTTGTTTCCGAAAATGGCCGTCAGGGTCAGCGAGATGATGATGAACGGCACCGACACCTGAGCGTCGACCGCACCAACGATGATCTGATCGACCCAGCCCCCCATATGGGCGGCGATGATGCCGATGGCGGTACCGATCACTGCAGAGATGACGGTGGCGCCCAGCGCGATTGCCAGGCTCGTCTGCAACGACGCAACCAGCCGTGAGAGCACATCGCGCCCAAGATCATCGGTGCCAAGCGGGTGAGCCCAGGTTCCGCCAAAGCCAATCGGCGGCGATAGCCGGGACGTGAGGCTGATGGCGTTGATGTCGAGCTTGACGAAGAGGGGCAGGATGAGAATCAGCGACAGGCAGCCCAGCATCCAGATTCCGGCGAGCACGACGCCTACCGGAAGCTGCGGGAAGGAGAAAGATGGCCTGGTGGCGGTGGCGTCAGACATCGATGGGCCTTCCTAGTGAGCTGCTGCCGCGGCAGTGCGGGGGTCGAGCTTGGCGTAGGCCAGGTCGACGATGAGGTTGGTGGTGATCATGACGACCGCGATCAACATGATGATCATCTGCAGGACGGCAAGATCGCGCTGCGCCACTGCGTCAACGATGAGGCGACCGACACCCGGCCAGCCAAAGACCGACTCCACCACGGCCCCCGCAGCGACCATGGCTCCCACCAACAGCGGCGTGATGGTCACGAGGGGTAGCACGGCATTGGTGATAATATGGCGCCAGAAGATCTGCCATTCGGTAAGCCCGCGGGCGCGGGCTGACACTACGCATTGCAGCCGGAGTGTATCGAGAATGGCGGAACGCACGAAGCGCGTGAAGATGGCTGCCTTGGACAATCCGATGGTGAGAACGGGCATGACCAGATTTTGCCAGCTCCCTATGCCGTTGGACGGCAGCAGGTGCAGGTTGACCGAGAGCAGCAGGATCAGCCCCAGGGCCAGCACGAAGTTCGGTAACGCGAAGCCGACGGTCGAAAAGCTCATGACGAAGCGGTCCAGTGGGCTGCCCGCGCGCATGGCCGCGATCGTGCCGACCGGCAGCCCGACCAGGATCATCAGCAGCGCACTTAGCCCCACGAGCTGCAGTGTCGCCGGCAGGCGCTCCATGACCACGTCGAGGGCAGGTCGGTTCGCCATGGTGGAGAAGCCAAACTCGCCCCGGAGCAGGCTGGCAACATAGGCCAGGTATTGGTCGAGAACCGTGCCGGTGTAGCCCCATTGCTGACGGTAGGATTCGAGGGCGGCACGCGACGTGTTGTCGGGATCGAAGATGGCCGTGATCGGATCGCCGGTCGCGCGCAGCGCCACGAAGACCAGCGTTACGATCAGCCAGAGCGAAATGACGGCGCGAAGGACTCTGAACGCGAGTGACATAGGATTACTCCGCAACCAGGGCGGAACCGCCCGGCAGATTGAACTCGGACAGCGCCTCTGCGGCCGATCGGATCGACTTGCCCGGCACGGCATTGATCAGCATCTGGGTATAGGCATCGCGCGCGCCGTCGGTGAAGGTGGATACCGGCACGTCCTCGACAACACGCCCATGCCGCAGCACGACGACCTGGTCAGCGATCTCGAAGACCACCCGCAGATCGTGCGTGATGAGCAGGATGGCGATACCCAGTCGATCGCGCAGGCGTTGCAGGCATTCGAGAATGTGCTTCTGGATACGCACGTCGACGGCAGACAGCGGCTCATCGGCGATCAGCATGTCGGGCTCGAGCAGCAATGCCCGGGCGATGACTACGCGCTGTGCCTCGCCGCCGCTGAGATAGGTTGGGCGGCGCTGCAATACATGCGGCAACAGCCCTACATCAGCAATGATCTTGAGGATATGAGCATGACGCTTGTCCTTGTCGCGCCAGCCGTGGACCTTGAGCACCTCGTGCAGCTGGTCCTCCACCTTCATGAGCGGATCCAGGGAATCCCGCGGATGCTGGAAGACCATTTGCGCCTTGAGCGGGGTTTTGCCGTCCTCGGACTTGTGAATGACGATCGAGCCCGTATCGGGCTTTTCCAGACCCATGGCCATCTTGGCAGCGGTGGTCTTGCCCGAGCCGCTTTCGCCGATCAGCGCCACGATCTCGCCGCGACGGACTTCAAAGGAAAGGTTCTTTGCCGCCGGGATGCCAACACCCATGCGGCGATCGCGTTTCGACGCGAAGAAGGTCTTGTTGACATTGGTGAATGTGAGACAGGCGGGCGTGCGCTTGCGCTCCGGCGTATCGCGTTCGGGCCATTCGACGGACGCTGCCGCAAACAATTCCTTGGAATAGTCGGCCTTGGGCGCCGAAACGACGTCGGCGGCGCGCCCCTGCTCGACCATGCGGCCATTTTGCAGCACGGCGATGTGAGTAGCGCGGTCACGCACGATACCAAGGTCGTGCGTAACGAGAAGAACGGTCAGGTCGTTCTTCCGCCTTAGCTCGTCGATGAGATCGAGCACTTCCGCCTGCACGCTCATGTCCAGCGCCGTCGTCGGCTCGTCTGCGATCAAAAGCTTCGGCTCGCCCAGAAGCGCGAGGGCGATCATGACACGTTGGTTGAGACCGCCGGAAAGCTGATGTGGGTACACGCCCAACCGAGCACCAGGCTCGGGAATATGCACACCGCGCAGAGCATCCACCGCGCGGTTACGCAGCTCGTCGGCGTCAGCATTGGGGTAGTAGATCCGCAACGTCTCGAGCATCTGCGAGCCGATGGTCCGCACCGGATTAAGCGCCGCCAGTGGATCCTGGAAGACCATACCCACCGACTTGCGCCGATAGGCGAGCAGCTGCCTCTTGTCGAGCGCCCAGACATCCTGGCCGTCGACGACGATGCGCCCCTCGATGAGCGGCGTGAAGGGGAGCAGCTTCATCATCGCGTGGCAGGTCATGCTCTTGCCGCTGCCGCTTTCGCCCACAAGGGCAAAGTAATCGCCCTTGCGGATTTCGAAGGAGATGTCTTTTACAAGTTCGATTGGGCGCTCGGTCGCAATGGCAATCCCGAGGTTCTCGACTTTGACAACCGGATCGTCGGTTAGGCTATTGGTCATATGCGGTCCCATTCGAACTATGTAGTCAGACGTCAGGCAACTGACGCTTTGCGGAAATCCATGTAGACCGACGGCAGCGGATCCCAGGCGACGTCTTTCCGCTTGCCGTAGAACACGCCCATGGTGTGCAGGATCATGGCCGGCGGGTCTTCGTCGAAGATGTCCATCATCGCGTTGAAGGCGGCCTTGCGCTCCGCAACGTCCAGGCTCGATTCCAGCACGTGGCCGTGCTCGTAGAAGGCCTTGTTCGACCAGACTTCCTGCTCGGACTCGTTATACGAGCGCCAGAGGCCGAAGAGCGGATCGGACACGAGGATCGGGTCGACGCCGCTGCGGATGCCGGTGCCCGGGTAAGCCATCATCTGACCGAAGTTTTCCACGATCTGCAGGTCGATGTTGACGCCGATGGACTGCCACATCGAGACCAGCACCTGTGAGGTTGCCAGTTCCGGGCCGTAGGCCGCGACGCGGATGCGGAAGGGGATCGGCGTGCCGTCATAGCCGGCTTCCTGGAGAAGCGCCTTGGCCGCTTCGGGGTCATAGACCGGCGGCGGCCGGTCAGGGTCAAAAAGTGGACCGAATGCCGGAAGCTGATGTCCATGGGGAACATCGACCAGACCGGCCCACAAGGCATCAACAATCGCTTGGCGATCAATTGCCATGGCAAGTGCGCGACGAACGCGCGGATCAGCCAGTTGCTTGTTGCGTGTATCGAATTTGACGACGCGCATGCTTGCGATCGTACCGCCGACAACCTCGAGGTTGGGGCTGGCCTTGATCGGTTCGAACTGGTCGGTCGGCACGTCGGCGATGATGTCGAAATCGCCGCTCACCAGGCCGGCAATGCGCGAGGAGAGCTCGGGTGCCAGACGATAGGTAAGCTGGTTCACATCCGGCCGACCGGCCCAGTAATCCTCGAAAGCAACCAGATCGACGGCATCGGGCGACAGCGACTTCACGCGGAAGGGTCCCGTGCCGACAGGAGCCTGAGCGAAGCCGTCGAAGCCGCCGGCGGCTTCGAACGCCGCCTTGCTGACGATCTGGGAGCCCCAAGCCGTCAGGCGCAGCTCGATGGTCGGGTCGGTGACCGAGGAGATGACGCGAATGGTATTGTCGTCGATGGCCTCCACGCTTTCGATCGTGCTCAGGAACTGCTGGGCAGTACCGAAGCCGGGAGACTTTTCATCGGTGCGTCGCACGGACCCGAAGCTGAATACAACGTCTTCGGCGGTCAGAGGCGAGCCGTCGTGGAACTTCACGCCCTGCCGGAGCTTGAGGTCGAGCGTGCGGCCGTCGACGCGTTCCCAGCTTTCGGCCAGCGCTGGCTGGATGGCCCCATCGCCTGCATAGTCGACCGTGAGCAACGTATCGTAGATGTTGCGCATGACCCGGTAGCCCGGATTGGTCTGGTAGAGCAACGGGTCCAGTTGCCGGGGAAGCTCGTCCAGGGCAACCCGGATTTGCCCACCCTCCTGCCCGAAAGCGATGCGGGGAGCACCGAGCAGCATCGTGCCGGCGGCCCCAGCGCCCAGCATTTTCAAAGCGGTCCGTCTATTCATGCGCATTTGGTTCTCCAATCCGCGACAAGACTTCAAAAGGGCCTAGGCGAACCGCGCGAGCCGACGTCAGGCCGGGCCAGACCCGACCCGCGCCTTGCGGCAAATGGGCCTGAGCCTTGCGTGGTAAAACAGTGCGTTCGTCCCCCCTGCCAGGAGCATTTTGTTGCCCCCGACAAAACCGATGTTAGAAACGTCCTAACCTGCACGTCCAATTTTTAATCACCCCCTTTTCATTGCCTGTCGATATAATAGACCGAAGCTACAATTCCGGATTGAAATGATAAAAATAGCAATGCGCAATAAGTTAGAGGCGCCGCCGGGTGCCGGCTGCGCCTCTGGGAAGGCTTCGAAAATCGGCTGAAGGCCTGCTAGCTGGCCAGATTATCCACGAGTTCGGTGACGAAGGCCGGATCGGATGTCGTCACGAAAAGGTCGGCAATGGCCCGAATTGCGCGCACTTTCTTGCTTTCGTCGCGCTCGTGAAGGATGCCGTCCTTCTCGAGGACCACGAACGAGAGCATTGAGGCCGTGCGTTCGATGAGGAACGGAAACTTGTCCTGATCGCCCTGCTGGTGCACGACGACGACTGCATGCGGCTTTATGCCCTGCACCGGTTCATCCATCGGTTGCAGACCGCTGGGATCGAGCGGCCCGGTCATCAGCACATTTTCACGCTCTTCAGCGTTGACGGCCTCGATCACGTCGCGGGCATTCTCACCCACCGCGAGGACCTTGATGAAGCGCGGCGACGAGTTCCGGTAGCCCTCGATGCGCTTGCCGGGTCGGGAAATGAAGGTGTGCATAATCATGGGGCTGCCTCCGATCAATCCATGAAGCGTCCGCCGGAGAGGTTCAGGCACTCTCCCGTGACGAAGCCTGCCA
The sequence above is a segment of the Paradevosia shaoguanensis genome. Coding sequences within it:
- a CDS encoding ABC transporter permease — protein: MSDATATRPSFSFPQLPVGVVLAGIWMLGCLSLILILPLFVKLDINAISLTSRLSPPIGFGGTWAHPLGTDDLGRDVLSRLVASLQTSLAIALGATVISAVIGTAIGIIAAHMGGWVDQIIVGAVDAQVSVPFIIISLTLTAIFGNNLTLFIFILGLFGWERYTRLARAMTMASRGRGYVLAMTTLGFSWPRIYLRHVLPNIASTLLVTATITFPEVILLETSLSFLGLGIQPPMTSLGNMLGFGRSYLLTGWWIAVVPGLAIFFCALAVSVIGDWARSEVGRI
- a CDS encoding ABC transporter permease; the protein is MSLAFRVLRAVISLWLIVTLVFVALRATGDPITAIFDPDNTSRAALESYRQQWGYTGTVLDQYLAYVASLLRGEFGFSTMANRPALDVVMERLPATLQLVGLSALLMILVGLPVGTIAAMRAGSPLDRFVMSFSTVGFALPNFVLALGLILLLSVNLHLLPSNGIGSWQNLVMPVLTIGLSKAAIFTRFVRSAILDTLRLQCVVSARARGLTEWQIFWRHIITNAVLPLVTITPLLVGAMVAAGAVVESVFGWPGVGRLIVDAVAQRDLAVLQMIIMLIAVVMITTNLIVDLAYAKLDPRTAAAAAH
- a CDS encoding ABC transporter ATP-binding protein, with translation MTNSLTDDPVVKVENLGIAIATERPIELVKDISFEIRKGDYFALVGESGSGKSMTCHAMMKLLPFTPLIEGRIVVDGQDVWALDKRQLLAYRRKSVGMVFQDPLAALNPVRTIGSQMLETLRIYYPNADADELRNRAVDALRGVHIPEPGARLGVYPHQLSGGLNQRVMIALALLGEPKLLIADEPTTALDMSVQAEVLDLIDELRRKNDLTVLLVTHDLGIVRDRATHIAVLQNGRMVEQGRAADVVSAPKADYSKELFAAASVEWPERDTPERKRTPACLTFTNVNKTFFASKRDRRMGVGIPAAKNLSFEVRRGEIVALIGESGSGKTTAAKMAMGLEKPDTGSIVIHKSEDGKTPLKAQMVFQHPRDSLDPLMKVEDQLHEVLKVHGWRDKDKRHAHILKIIADVGLLPHVLQRRPTYLSGGEAQRVVIARALLLEPDMLIADEPLSAVDVRIQKHILECLQRLRDRLGIAILLITHDLRVVFEIADQVVVLRHGRVVEDVPVSTFTDGARDAYTQMLINAVPGKSIRSAAEALSEFNLPGGSALVAE
- a CDS encoding ABC transporter substrate-binding protein, with the protein product MNRRTALKMLGAGAAGTMLLGAPRIAFGQEGGQIRVALDELPRQLDPLLYQTNPGYRVMRNIYDTLLTVDYAGDGAIQPALAESWERVDGRTLDLKLRQGVKFHDGSPLTAEDVVFSFGSVRRTDEKSPGFGTAQQFLSTIESVEAIDDNTIRVISSVTDPTIELRLTAWGSQIVSKAAFEAAGGFDGFAQAPVGTGPFRVKSLSPDAVDLVAFEDYWAGRPDVNQLTYRLAPELSSRIAGLVSGDFDIIADVPTDQFEPIKASPNLEVVGGTIASMRVVKFDTRNKQLADPRVRRALAMAIDRQAIVDALWAGLVDVPHGHQLPAFGPLFDPDRPPPVYDPEAAKALLQEAGYDGTPIPFRIRVAAYGPELATSQVLVSMWQSIGVNIDLQIVENFGQMMAYPGTGIRSGVDPILVSDPLFGLWRSYNESEQEVWSNKAFYEHGHVLESSLDVAERKAAFNAMMDIFDEDPPAMILHTMGVFYGKRKDVAWDPLPSVYMDFRKASVA